TGGTCGCCCTCGATCTGGTCGATGCGGGTGTCGGTGATACAGTGCTGGTCTGTCAGGAAGGGCGTTGGGCGCGGGAGACCCTCGGCAATCTCGATGCCCCGGTCCGTTCGATGGTGGTTGCCATCGTTGAGCGGATTTCGACCACCCCGGAAATTCCTTCCGCACCATCGGCTTGACCCCGATAGCAGTGTTGGCCACCTCCGGTGTGGGATGTGCTCCCCTCAGTGCCGGAATCAGCCCAACCGCCTGCTGTTTTTCCAATCGGACCTCGCTAGGACTGTTTAGCGTAATCCATTCTTAAGTAACGCGTTACGGCAATTGTTCCCCATCTGAATCCGATGGCAAGCCCGTTGCATGGGTCGCCAGCTGGCAGAATGGTTAAAGCCGGGATCGGCTGACCGATAAGTATCCGGGGGATGTCCAACCGTGACCCTCCGGGTTTCTGAGTCCGGAGGGAGCGGAAATGTCGAAAAAAAGCAAACCATCGGGGAGGACCCCCCAGAAGACCTATTGGCATCTGTACAGCTTGCAGACGCTGAACTCGGAGAAATTCATCAAGGTCGTGAACAAGATCCTGAGGAATGAGTATCACCTGATTAAGTAGCGATCTCAACCCTTTGATTTACAATCGGTTGGTCTGTCGCTCCGGGCCGCAGTGACGACGGACCAGACACCATTGGACGAACAAGGCCGTAAGAGGCACCTTTCAAACCCACGGAAGCCATCTTTTCCGGCGTCAGGAAGACGCGGTGCGATGGTTGTTTCTCTTGACAAGACATCGGGTTCCGAATACTATGGCGCATCTTTTTGAGGGCTGGGAAGGAATCCCGGCAAGCGGCTGAAAGGAAATCGGATGTCGAAAGACCGACTCTCAATACTGATCATTCCACCCTCGACCGATAGAGTTCGGCAGTACTCCGTTCCACAATGGATAGTGCGTGCCTGTGTGGCTGTCGCTGCCACGGTCGTGGTGGGATTCATCAGTTCGCTCGGGATCGCCACATACGGCATCAACAAGGCGGGCGAGACCCAGGATCAAGCCAAGGAAAACGCTGAGTTGCGCGCCGCCCTGACCGGCATCACGGCCGACCTCAAGGTCCTGCGCGAACAACTGGCGCGGTTGGAAATGGCGGAAAAGAAGGTCCGGACGGTCTTCGGATTCCCGGAAGTGGATGACGAGGAGCGCGCGCTTGGCGTCGGCGGGACGCTGGCCGAAGCGACCGAGCCCTTGTCCGAATCGACACAGTTGACCTATGCCATCGAGGCGGAAATCGACCGTCTGCTGCATCGCGCCTCGTTTGAGCGCGAAAACTTCGAGTCGGTATTCTCCGCATTGATGGACCAGAAGCAGCGACTGGATCATACGCCCTCGACCTATCCGGTCAACGGCATCCTGATGCGGGGTTTTGGGATGAAGTCCGATCCGTTCACCGGCAAGATGCGCCCGCACCAGGGGCTGGACCTTGCCGCCCGTATCGGCACTCCGGTCTACGCCCCGGCATCCGGCAAGGTGATCCTGCGGGAACGCCAGACGCAGTTCGGGAACACCATCGTCATCGACCACGGTTACGGGGTGGAGACGGTGTATGGGCACTTGTCGAAGTTTGAGGCCAAACTCGGCCAAAACGTGCGTCGAGGAGACATCATCGGGTATGTGGGCAACAGCGGCTACTCCACCGGACCGCATCTGCACTATGAAGTGCATGTGGCCGGCGCCCCCGTCGATCCGATGAAATACGTCTATGACAAAGCGCCGGGTGGGGGAGAGACATTTGCGACGGACGTCGGGTCGACGCCCTGACTCACTGCCAAGTTTGTTGATGGATGGAGGGAGTGCGCGCGGGGACATCGCCCCGCGCGCGTTTTCTTTGCACGGACGGCGAGCCCGCGTGGGCACGCTGTATTATCTTTGGGAATCTGATTGTCGGGAAGCGTGGAAAGTTCTTCAATGGATGATGCCATGGTAAGGAAACCACCGTCTGCCTCGAAGCCCAAGCGGGCGGTCGCGCCCAGCCGCCGGCGCAAGCCGCCGCAGGCCGCCGTCGCGCGGACACCCGCCGACAGCGGCGAGAAAGACGAAACCGAAATCAAGGAAATCATCCGCCAGATTCAGGCGGGCAAGACCCATCTGTTCAAGGAACTCACCGACCGCTACCGGTCGCAGGTGGCCGGTATTGCCTACAAGATGGTCGGCGACTACGACGACGCCAAAGACATCTCGCAAATGGTGTTCGTCAAGACGTTCTACAATATCAAGCGCTTCGACCTTTCCAAGCGGTTCTCCACCTGGCTGTACCGCATCGCCGTGAACGCCTCGATCGACTATATCCGCAAGTTCAAGAAGCACAAATTCGAAGACATCGACGATTCGGGCGAGCCGGGGCTCCGCACCACCACCACCCCGGAGCAGACGTTCCAACTGAAGGAACTCGGCGAGTTTGTGCGCGAGGCGGCCGGCAAACTCAACGAAAAGCAGCACAAGGCCTTCGTCCTCAAGGATCTGGAAGGGCTCGATATCGACGAGATTGCCCAGATCATGGGCATGCCCCAGGCCACCGTCCGCTGGTATCTGCATCGCGCGCGCAAGAAACTCCGCGGCGATCTCCGCCGCCGCTTCGGACCCGTTCTCAGCAAGATGGGCATCAGCGACGACCTCTGAGCGCCGTTGGCGCGGCGCAACTGGCGCGGCATTTTCACCGGCGTTATATTTGTGATCCCAGGCACAAGCCCGGATGAGGGAGGAGATATGCCACGGATCCAATACCTGTCGCACTCCGCATTCCTGCTGGAGACCGCCGGTCGCAAATTGCTCTTCGATCCATTCTTCACCGGCAATCCCAAGGCGCCGTCACAGGCAGCATCGATTAAGCCCGACTACATCCTGTTGACCCATGGTCATGGCGATCATCTCGGCGATGCCCTCGAGATCGCGCAGGCCACATCGGCGACCATCATCGCGCCCAACGAACTGGCGGTGTGGTGCGCCAACAAGGGCTGCCATGCCCATCCGATGCACATCGGCGGCGGCTGGAACTTCGATTTTGGACGGGTCAAGTTGACCATCGCCCATCATGGCTCCGCCGTCGGGCCGG
This region of bacterium genomic DNA includes:
- a CDS encoding metal-dependent hydrolase; this encodes MPRIQYLSHSAFLLETAGRKLLFDPFFTGNPKAPSQAASIKPDYILLTHGHGDHLGDALEIAQATSATIIAPNELAVWCANKGCHAHPMHIGGGWNFDFGRVKLTIAHHGSAVGPGPVGWEYTGNPCGFLITSEGKTLYHAGDTGLFWDMKLIGELQPIDLALLPIGDNFTMGVADAIKAVELLHPRRVVPMHYDTFDMIKADPSVFAAGAARFATPTVMKIGDWLEY
- a CDS encoding M23 family metallopeptidase, with product MAVAATVVVGFISSLGIATYGINKAGETQDQAKENAELRAALTGITADLKVLREQLARLEMAEKKVRTVFGFPEVDDEERALGVGGTLAEATEPLSESTQLTYAIEAEIDRLLHRASFERENFESVFSALMDQKQRLDHTPSTYPVNGILMRGFGMKSDPFTGKMRPHQGLDLAARIGTPVYAPASGKVILRERQTQFGNTIVIDHGYGVETVYGHLSKFEAKLGQNVRRGDIIGYVGNSGYSTGPHLHYEVHVAGAPVDPMKYVYDKAPGGGETFATDVGSTP
- a CDS encoding sigma-70 family RNA polymerase sigma factor, giving the protein MVRKPPSASKPKRAVAPSRRRKPPQAAVARTPADSGEKDETEIKEIIRQIQAGKTHLFKELTDRYRSQVAGIAYKMVGDYDDAKDISQMVFVKTFYNIKRFDLSKRFSTWLYRIAVNASIDYIRKFKKHKFEDIDDSGEPGLRTTTTPEQTFQLKELGEFVREAAGKLNEKQHKAFVLKDLEGLDIDEIAQIMGMPQATVRWYLHRARKKLRGDLRRRFGPVLSKMGISDDL